A genomic region of Salvelinus namaycush isolate Seneca chromosome 7, SaNama_1.0, whole genome shotgun sequence contains the following coding sequences:
- the LOC120051195 gene encoding zinc finger E-box-binding homeobox 1-like produces MADGPRCKRRKQANPRRNNVTNYSNVVKAPGSDSDDEDKLHIVEEDGSLADGADCDSNVPSEDHNGDRWDEVREECGSDGEDDGSTDALVEEILQQGDTTIIYPEAPEDEPRQGTPEASGHDENGTPDAFSQLLTCPYCARGYKRYTSLKEHIKLRHEKSEDNFSCSQCSYTFAYRTQLERHMSAHKAGRDQRHMTQSGGNRKFKCTECEKAFKYKHHLKEHLRIHSGEKPYECSNCKKRFSHSGSYSSHISSKKCIGVISAVNGRPLPAKASQCPSPAMPASPSSTTRTQIRDKPLQEQLPLNQIKSEPMDYEYKPMVVSPAAGATGVNGHGGGVFNGGAAAPLQGAVQAVMLPTMGLVSPISINLADLQNVLKVAVDSNMIRQMLENNAKSAGTGMGATGVPHQQLISAISLPIMGQDGNATKIIINYSLDPSQTRTQLTAQNLKKEPPTLATTPGQAQAATEPSSKTQQKLPEDLTVSRPPRSKEEKMEEETTKTCLLCNECPDGLDALHTLKHCKKASGLRINGDKSKSAIDSLLSEGFGDQPKNLLSLLKAYFALNVEPTKEELSKISDSVSLPADVVKKWFDKMQSGQVSLGAPTPPSEEEGPLSECHGAIVVSPKVRSEQDTESPTLMQSSPAEATPAEVNGSGPCPASPTPLNLTTGGPVPAKPSSPDSTEVPLDLSLPKPTREETAATAASYQATVYSHQDEPLNLTKTCTTKKERPLSASAAGHHVTSQTLSLYTAGPQSANPISIMTTQLPSGTIYAITDQGSTGVPCLRALTTNNNQTILIPQLAYTYTTTATASSPAGTETQEKTTLQINGIKEERQDTSSEGVSTMEEQNDSDTTPSRKKMRKTESGMYACDLCDKIFQKSSSLLRHKYEHTGKRPHECGICRKAFKHKHHLIEHMRLHSGEKPYQCDKCGKRFSHSGSYSQHMNHRYSYCKKEAQGGGQGGVGEEMLEIESPVGLGLGEEQQEQSDSRPTSSPPSHLDSDERGSSTREDEEESDEDMETVAGEAVEGDPDSVLDMDDIQVVRIGDEGGDEEEEREEEGENTGQEGGENEEEEEQEVKRIVVGGEEEEGEEEEEEGVVGVEVKEEQEEKEVTGEKAHTRQEEVKENSEKEEEHGGEKEQAEKEVEEERSEQAQEVKEETMDTEEVLTSEEKEESGEVMKENEGETNGNTVSED; encoded by the exons TGAGGGAGGAGTGTGGTTCTGATGGGGAGGATGACGGCAGTACAGATGCTCTGGTGGAGGAGATACTGCAGCAGGGAGACACGACCATCATCTACCCAGAAGCCCCTGAGGACGAGCCCCGTCAGGGGACGCCTGAGGCCAGCGGACATGACGAGAATg GCACTCCGGATGCATTCTCACAGCTCCTCACCTGTCCCTACTGTGCCCGCGGCTACAAGCGCTACACGTCCCTGAAGGAGCACATCAAGCTGCGCCATGAGAAGAGCGAGGACAACTTCAGCTGCTCCCAGTGCAGCTACACCTTCGCCTACCGCACTCAGCTGGAGAGACACATGAGTGCCCACAAAGCTGGCAGAGACCAG AGGCACATGACACAGTCGGGGGGCAACCGGAAATTCAAGTGCACTGAATGTGAAAAAGCATTTAAGTACAAGCACCACCTGAAAGAGCACCTACGCATCCACAGCG gagagaagccatacgaGTGCTCCAACTGTAAGAAGCGGTTCTCCCACTCCGGCTCCTACAGCTCCCACATCAGCAGTAAGAAGTGCATCGGCGTGATCTCAGCAGTCAACGGCCGACCCCTGCCCGCAAAGGCCTCCCAATGCCCATCCCCAGCCATGCCCGCCTCGCCCTCCTCCACCACACGCACCCAGATCCGAGACAAACCCTTGCAGGAACAACTACCCCTCAACCAGATCAAGAGCGAGCCAATGGACTACGAGTACAAGCCCATGGTAGTGTCTCCAGCAGCGGGGGCAACAGGAGTGAACGGTCACGGAGGAGGGGTGTTCAACGGGGGTGCGGCTGCCCCCCTGCAGGGCGCGGTGCAGGCGGTGATGCTCCCCACCATGGGCCTGGTCTCTCCGATCAGCATCAACCTGGCAGACCTACAGAACGTCTTGAAG GTGGCGGTGGACAGTAACATGATCAGACAGATGTTGGAGAACAACGCTAAGTCAGCGGGGACTGGCATGGGGGCGACAGGTGTTCCTCACCAGCAGCTCATCTCAGCCATCAGTCTGCCCATTATGGGTCAGGACGGCAACGCCACCAAGATCATCATCAACTACAGCCTGGACCCCAGCCAGACACGCACCCAGCTCACTGCCCAGAACCTGAAAAAGGAGCCCCCGACCCTGGCTACAACACCAGGCCAGGCCCAGGCTGCCACAGAGCCCTCCAGCAAGACCCAGCAAAAACTCCCAGAGGACCTGACAGTTAGCAGGCCCCCCAGGAGCAAAGAGGAGAAGATGGAAGAGGAGACTACTAAGACCTGCCTGCTTTGTAACGAGTGCCCCGATGGTCTGGACGCTCTCCACACACTCAAGCACTGTAAGAAAGCCTCAGGCCTCAGGATCAATGGGGACAAATCAAAGTCTGCCATCGATTCATTATTGTCTGAGGGGTTCGGGGACCAGCCCAAGAACCTTCTGTCCCTCCTCAAGGCCTACTTCGCCTTAAACGTTGAGCCCACAAAGGAGGAGCTCAGCAAGATCTCCGACTCGGTCAGCCTGCCTGCCGACGTAGTCAAGAAGTGGTTTGACAAGATGCAGAGCGGTCAGGTCTCACTAGGGGCCCCGACCCCTCCGTCTGAGGAAGAAGGGCCCTTGTCTGAGTGTCATGGGGCCATTGTTGTGTCCCCTAAAGTAAGATCAGAGCAGGACACAGAGAGCCCCACCCTGATGCAGTCCAGCCCAGCTGAGGCCACTCCGGCTGAGGTTAACGGCTCTGGGCCCTGCCCGGCCTCCCCTACACCACTAAACCTGACCACCGGGGGGCCCgtcccagccaaaccctcctccCCAGACAGCACGGAGGTCCCCCTGGACCTGTCGCTACCAAAGCCCACCCGAGAGGAGACCGCTGCCACCGCGGCCTCCTACCAAGCCACTGTTTACTCCCATCAGGACGAACCCCTGAACTTGACGAAGACTTGCACAACCAAGAAAGAACGTCCGCTCTCTGCCAGCGCCGCAGGCCACCACGTGACTAGCCAAACCTTGTCCTTGTACACCGCCGGCCCACAAAGTGCCAACCCCATCAGCATCATGACCACTCAGCTGCCCAGCGGGACCATCTATGCCATCACTGATCAGGGCAGCACGGGTGTGCCCTGCCTCCGGGCGCTCACCACCAATAACAACCAGACTATCCTCATCCCGCAGTTGGCCTACACCTATACCACTACAGCTACAGCCAGCAGCCCTGCAGGGACAGAGACACAGGAGAAGACCACACTGCAGATCAACGGCATCAAG GAGGAGCGTCAGGACACAAGCTCAGAGGGAGTGTCTACCATGGAGGAGCAGAATGACTCAGACACCACCCCTTCCAGGAAGAAGATGAGGAAGACGGAGAGTGGGATGTACGCCTGCGACCTGTGTGACAAGATCTTCCAGAAGAGCAGCTCTCTGCTCCGACATAAATACGAACACACAG GCAAGAGACCCCACGAGTGTGGCATCTGCAGGAAGGCCTTCAAACACAAGCACCACTTGATAGAACACATGCGTCTCCACTCCGGAGAGAAACCCTACCAGTGCGACAAGTGTGGCAAGCGCTTCTCTCACTCAGGCTCTTACTCCCAGCACATGAACCACCGCTACTCCTATTGCAAGAAGGAGGCGCAGGGGGGAGGTCAGGGAGGTGTAGGGGAGGAAATGCTGGAGATTGAGAGCCCCGTGGGGTTGGGCCTGGGAGAGGAGCAGCAGGAGCAGTCGGACAGCAGGcccacctcctcccctccctcccacctggACTCTGACGAGCGAGGGAGCAGCAccagggaggatgaggaggagagtgaTGAGGACATGGAGACAGTGGCAGGGGAGGCGGTGGAGGGAGATCCGGACAGCGTTCTGGATATGGATGATATACAAGTGGTGCGGATAGGAGATGAGGGaggggacgaggaggaggagagagaggaggagggagaaaacaCTGgtcaggaggggggagagaatgaagaagaggaagagcaAGAAGTGAAGAGAATAGTGGTAgggggtgaagaggaggaaggagaagaagaggaagaggagggggtagtGGGGGTTGAAGTAAAGGAAGAACAGGAAGAAAAGGAGGTTACAGGGGAAAAGGCACATACAAGGCAAGAGGAGGTAAAGGAGAACagtgagaaagaggaggaacatggaggagagaaggagcaggctgagaaggaggtggaggaggagcggTCAGAGCAGGCTCAGGAGGTGAAGGAGGAGACAATGGACACAGAGGAAGTGTTGACCTCAGAGGAGAAGGAAGAATCAGGGGAGGTCATGAAAGAGAATGAAGGTGAAACAAACGGGAACACTGTTTCAGAAGACTAG